In Flammeovirgaceae bacterium 311, one DNA window encodes the following:
- a CDS encoding polysaccharide/polyol phosphate ABC transporter ATPase (COG1134 ABC-type polysaccharide/polyol phosphate transport system, ATPase component) — protein sequence MSDTVIKVENLSKQYRLGVVGTGTLSHDLSRWWHGLRGKEDPYHIIDETNDISSKGRSTNVWALRDINFDVKKGEILGVIGKNGAGKSTLLKILSRVTAPTKGTVKAKGRIASLLDVGTGFHPELSGRENVFLNGTILGMTRAEIKNKLDEIVEFSGTLRYIDTPVKRYSTGMRVRLAFAVAAHLESEILIVDEVLAVGDAEFQKKALGKMHGVAKDSGRTILFVSHNMAAIKTLCNKGILLKNGLIDFRGSTRACIQEYLAQNIAEYSLHELEGNISRSGNGKVKFIAFHLENESGDLINYVLTGETIALVFKIKVADRSIKMIDIGFSLHNHYNERLCFLYSSFQNTLFSADEGETLEIRCFIKDFPFTGRKLVVRGRIEADGSEADWPKVNLGTIDVEPGDFYGTGKINDSKDPFLIKGTWDIVK from the coding sequence ATGTCTGATACCGTAATTAAGGTAGAAAATCTCTCCAAGCAGTATCGATTGGGGGTGGTTGGAACCGGTACTTTATCTCACGACCTTAGTCGTTGGTGGCATGGATTAAGAGGAAAAGAAGATCCTTATCACATCATCGATGAAACAAACGACATATCTAGCAAAGGGAGAAGTACAAACGTTTGGGCATTAAGAGATATAAATTTTGATGTCAAAAAGGGTGAAATTCTTGGTGTCATAGGCAAAAATGGAGCCGGTAAATCAACTTTATTAAAAATATTAAGCCGGGTAACAGCTCCTACTAAGGGTACTGTCAAAGCAAAAGGAAGAATAGCCTCTCTTTTGGACGTTGGTACAGGTTTTCATCCGGAGCTAAGCGGGAGAGAGAACGTTTTTCTGAATGGCACCATCTTAGGCATGACCCGTGCAGAAATAAAAAACAAGCTGGATGAGATTGTTGAGTTCAGTGGTACACTACGATATATTGATACTCCGGTTAAACGGTACAGTACAGGCATGCGTGTTCGTTTAGCCTTTGCTGTGGCTGCACATTTAGAATCTGAAATTCTTATTGTAGATGAGGTGTTGGCTGTGGGCGACGCCGAATTTCAAAAAAAAGCATTAGGCAAAATGCATGGTGTTGCAAAAGATAGTGGCAGAACTATACTTTTTGTGAGTCACAATATGGCTGCTATCAAAACTCTTTGTAACAAAGGCATTCTGTTAAAAAATGGTCTTATAGATTTTAGAGGCAGTACCAGAGCTTGCATTCAAGAATATCTGGCACAGAATATAGCTGAGTATTCACTACATGAGTTAGAAGGAAATATTAGCAGAAGCGGTAATGGAAAAGTAAAATTCATTGCTTTTCATCTGGAAAATGAATCCGGAGATCTGATCAATTATGTACTAACAGGTGAGACTATTGCTTTAGTCTTCAAAATAAAGGTGGCTGATAGATCTATAAAAATGATTGATATAGGCTTTTCACTGCACAACCATTACAATGAAAGACTCTGCTTCTTGTATAGTTCTTTTCAGAATACACTATTCTCAGCCGATGAAGGGGAAACGCTTGAAATCAGGTGTTTCATTAAGGACTTTCCTTTTACAGGAAGAAAGTTGGTTGTAAGAGGAAGGATTGAGGCAGATGGCTCTGAAGCTGACTGGCCTAAAGTAAACCTCGGGACTATTGATGTTGAACCAGGTGACTTTTATGGAACAGGTAAAATAAATGATAGCAAAGATCCATTCCTGATAAAAGGAACCTGGGATATCGTGAAATAG